TCCCGGACGACCTCGACCTCTCCTTTACCTCCTCTGCCGGCGACAGCGTCGTCATCGAGCACGGCCAGCTGATCGAGGGGACCATCGACGAGGACGCGGTCGGCGCGTTCGGCGGCGAGGTCGTTGACACGCTCACGAAGGAGTACGGCGAGACGCGCTCGCGCGTGTTCATCAACGAGATCGCGTCGCTGGCCATGCGCGCGATCATGAACTTCGGGTTCTCGATCGGGATCGACGACGAGTCGATCCCGCCGGAGGCCGAAGAGCAGGTCGACGAGGCGATCGAGAGCGCCTACGACCGCGTTCAGGAGCTCATCGCGACGTACGAGGCCGGCGAGCTGGAGTCGCTGCCGGGTCGCGGCGTCGACGAGACGCTGGAGATGAAGATCATGCAGACGCTCGGGAAGGCCCGCGACTCGGCCGGGGAGATCGCCGACCAGCACTTCGGCGACGACAACCCGGCGGTCGTGATGGCCCGCTCGGGCGCGCGTGGCTCGATGCTGAACCTGACACAGATGGCCGGCTCGGTCGGCCAGCAGGCGGTCCGCGGCGAGCGGATCAACCGCGGCTACGAGGACCGGACGCTCTCGCACTACCGACCGAACGACCTCTCCTCGGAGGCGCACGGCTTCGTGGAGAACTCCTACCGCGGCGGGCTCACGCCCGAGGAGTTCTTCTTCCACGCGATGGGCGGCCGCGAGGGGCTGGTCGACACGGCGGTCCGGACCTCCAAGTCCGGCTACCTCCAGCGCCGGCTCATCAACGCGCTCTCGGAGCTGGAAGCGCAGTACGACGGCACGGTCCGGGACACCTCGGGCCGCATCGTCCAGTTCGAGTTCGGCGAGGACGGCACCTCGCCGGTGAAGGTCTCCTCCGGCGAGGAGGACGGCATCGACGTCGACGGTATCGTCGACCGCGTCGTCGACGCCGAGTTCGCCTCCGACGAGGAGAAAGAGCGGTTCCTCGGCGAGCGCGAGCCGCCGACGAACCTCTCGGAGCACGCCGGGCCGGGCCTGAACAAGGCCGCGGAACTGGAGGTGGAGTCGGATGACTGAGTACGACCACGTCACCGAGGACATGGAGGCGGTCGTGGAGGCGACGGAGCTCCCCCGCCGGCTCAAGACGAAGGTGTATGAGGCGATAGACCGCAAGGCCGACGAGGCCGGTGCGGTCTCCATCGAGCAGGCGACCGACATCGTCGACGGCGTCGTGAACCGCTACGAGAAGACGCGAGTCGACCCACTCGATCCGGTCGGGACGGTCTCGGCGCAGTCGATCGGCGAGCCCGGGACGCAGATGACGATGAACACGTTCCACTACGCCGGCGTCGCAGAAATCGACGTCACGCAGGGGCTCCCCCGGCTCATCGAGCTGGTGGACGCCCGGAAGACGCCGGACACGCCGATGATGACTGTCCACCTCGACGGGGAGTACGCGACCGACCGCGAGAAGGCCCACGAGGTCGTCTGGTCGATCGAGGCGACGCGCATCCTTGCGCTCGGAGACGTGTCCACGAACGTCGCGGACATGCTGGTCCGGATCGACTTGAACGACGACACGCTGTTGGAGCGGTGGCCGACCCACTCCGACCCCACGGAGGTCGCTGAGATCATCGCCGAGACGATCGAGGATTCGCTGGGCGTCGACGCCCGGCAGGCCGGTACCGTGATCGAGTTCGGTCCCAACGAGCCGAGCTACCGCGAGCTGCTCCAGCTCGTCGAGCGGCTCCGGGAGATCGTGTTCAAGGGGATAGAAGAGATCGAGCGCGTCGTCATCCGCAAAGAGGAGATCGACGGCGACGAGGAGTTCGTCCTCTACACCGAGGGGTCGGCCTTTGGCGACACCCTCGCGATCGAGGGCGTCGACGCCTCGCGGACGACGTGTAACAACATCCACGAGATCTACCGCAACCTCGGCGTCGAGGCGGCCCGCGAGACGATCATCGACGAGACGAAGAACACGCTCGAAGAGCAGGGCCTCGACGACGTGAACGTCCGCCACCTCATGCTCGTCGCCGACATCATGACGAACAACGGCGAGATCGAGTCCATCGGCCGGCACGGCATCTCCGGCAACAAGGACTCGGTGCTCGCGCGCGCGGCGTTCGAGGTGACGGTCAACCACCTGCTCGACGCCGCGATCCACGGCGAGTACGACGAGCTGGACGGCGTCATCGAGAA
The sequence above is a segment of the Halorubrum sp. 2020YC2 genome. Coding sequences within it:
- the rpoA2 gene encoding DNA-directed RNA polymerase subunit A''; this encodes MTEYDHVTEDMEAVVEATELPRRLKTKVYEAIDRKADEAGAVSIEQATDIVDGVVNRYEKTRVDPLDPVGTVSAQSIGEPGTQMTMNTFHYAGVAEIDVTQGLPRLIELVDARKTPDTPMMTVHLDGEYATDREKAHEVVWSIEATRILALGDVSTNVADMLVRIDLNDDTLLERWPTHSDPTEVAEIIAETIEDSLGVDARQAGTVIEFGPNEPSYRELLQLVERLREIVFKGIEEIERVVIRKEEIDGDEEFVLYTEGSAFGDTLAIEGVDASRTTCNNIHEIYRNLGVEAARETIIDETKNTLEEQGLDDVNVRHLMLVADIMTNNGEIESIGRHGISGNKDSVLARAAFEVTVNHLLDAAIHGEYDELDGVIENVIAGKPISMGTGDVDLRMGSRVVSDD